A section of the Salmo salar chromosome ssa05, Ssal_v3.1, whole genome shotgun sequence genome encodes:
- the LOC106604750 gene encoding MAP7 domain-containing protein 1 isoform X11: protein MEERQKKLDEQRRKEEQRRSAVEEKRKQKQEEEKEHYEAVMRRTLERSQRVEQRQKRWSWGGLSESDNRSGDPDAGTASPVAIVISPASPEKPPRTQQSAVDKRSTSTMNLKQLFEAGINKRLSSSSATLINSPDKSARVRSSSLNRLPRNDKIDLYTQPNKEGRKKLQVEQTGPSMKKRSSSLTRAGGGKTQTPSKLDKGTTDDQARKPLASPVDGGFLSRLLTPTQASLARSKSVAALSAEGGDAPECHLCPRSASASPLHPVQRGPLRSRSIDRQKSATLPTSASADQVDPSLKEKRFSSPGGKRPASPSNIAGRHRSPSPAPLPATKRTPSPSAKPGPRNRPPSPGGIKHRPSSPQFSSAKPPSPQPTSAKPPPIQRPALTPTGPPTLRKRDSKPKDLCPVQPVAPQSPEAPQTSTTPTPTHTTSSKTKDKDDKSMAGTNSAAEAAMILAENRRLAREKKEREEALRVLREEEEKLRKEEEKRLAEEARLKRLEEEKRLAEERKKREEEDALMAEADRERLEVEEAVRQAELQKEREEAEAQAAIEAEKVRIERARVMAQNQQERMERKKRIEEIMKRTRKGDLEKRDYDEKDLQDEEGDEGDEETTKDDESAQTGDVAMETDCMDEGCGLTRSEPMGERREPLGSVNWKPEADDKENNNGTSAEEPLAVNPVPKGRLVEGSEFLNEDSNKLAPGLNGKPGPWSFEEFIDLGVNSKGRPLIDAEGRNQGLIDCDGGPEGPRVAFEDKGIPVATLHPSSQPIEALSEM, encoded by the exons ATGGAGGAGCGCCAGAAGAAGTTGGACGAGCAGCGCAGGAAGGAGGAGCAGAGACGCTCGGCTGTGGAGGAGAAAAGGAAGCAGAAacaggaggaagagaag GAGCACTATGAGGCGGTGATGCGGCGGACCCTGGAGCGCAGCCAGAGAGTGGAGCAAAGGCAGAAGAGGTGGTCTTGGGGAGGACTCTCAGAATCAGACAACCGATCCG GAGACCCTGACGCAGGCACCGCCTCTCCAGTAGCTATAGTAATCTCCCCCGCGTCTCCAGAAAAGCCCCCCAGGACACAACAAAGTGCAG TTGACAAGCGCTCCACTTCCACCATGAACCTGAAACAGCTGTTTGAGGCTGGCATCAACAAgcgcctgtcctcctcctccgccACCCTCATCAACTCTCCCGACAAAA GTGCTCGTGTGAGGAGTTCATCATTGAACCGGTTGCCTAGAAACGACAAAATCGACCTATACACTCAGCCCAATAAGGAAGGCAGGAAAAAGCTTCAGGTGGAACAGACAG GACCCTCCATGAAGAAGAGAAGCTCCTCCCTTACACGAGCGGGAGGGGGCAAAACGCAAACCCCCTCCAAGCTCGACAAGGGGACGACGGACGACCAAG CTCGCAAGCCCCTGGCGAGCCCTGTGGACGGAGGGTTCCTCAGTCGCCTGCTCACCCCCACCCAGGCCTCACTAGCTAGGAGCAAGAGCGTCGCTGCCCTGTCGGCCGAAGGAGGCGACGCCCCAG AGTGTCACCTGTGTCCTCGCTCAGCCTCGGCCAGCCCCCTGCACCCGGTGCAGCGAGGACCCCTGCGCAGCCGCAGTATCGACCGGCAGAAGAGCGCCACCCTGCCTACCTCCGCCTCGGCAGACCAAGTGGACCCCTCACTG AAGGAGAAAAGGTTCTCGTCGCCCGGAGGGAAACGTCCCGCCTCGCCCTCCAACATTGCGGGGCGCCACCGCTCGCCCTCCCCCGCCCCCCTCCCAGCGACCAAGAGAACCCCCTCCCCCAGTGCAAA GCCAGGCCCACGTAACCGTCCCCCGTCACCTGGGGGTATCAAACATCGCCCCTCATCCCCTCAGTTTAGCTCGGCCAAGCCCCCGTCCCCCCAGCCCACTTCGGCCAAACCTCCACCCATCCAGAGACCGGCCCTCACCCCCACCGGCCCCCCAACCCTGCGGAAGAGGGACTCCAAGCCAAAGGACCTGTGTCCCGTCCAGCCTGTGGCGCCCCAGTCCCCAGAGGCTCCCCAGACCAGCACAACACCCACCCCTACTCATACCACCTCCAGTAAGACCAAAGACAAGGACG ACAAGTCCATGGCGGGCACCAACTCGGCTGCAGAGGCCGCCATGATCCTGGCCGAGAACCGCCGTCTGGCgagggagaagaaggagagggaggaggcactCCGAgtactgagagaggaggaggagaa gctgaggaaggaggaggagaaacgCTTGGCTGAGGAGGCTCGGTTGAAACgcctggaggaggagaagaggctggcggaggagaggaagaagagggaggaagaggacgcTCTTATGGCGgaggcagacagagaaagactGGAGGTAGAGGAGGCCGTGAGACAGGCTGAGCTACAGAAAGAG CGTGAAGAGGCGGAGGCACAGGCTGCAATTGAGGCAGAGAAGGTCCGCATTGAGAGAGCGAGGGTCATGGCCCAGAACCAACAGGAACGCATGGAGAGGAAGAAG CGAATTGAGGAGATCATGAAGAGAACCAGAAAAGGGGACCTAGAAAAA AGGGATTATGATGAGAAAGACCTGCAGgatgaggagggagatgagggggatGAAGAAACAACCAAGG ACGACGAGTCAGCCCAGACCGGAGATGTCGCCATGGAGACGGACTGCATGGACGAGGGGTGTGGCCTGACCCGCAGCGAGCCAATGGGAGAGCGTAGGGAGCCGCTGGGCAGCGTGAACTGGAAGCCAGAGGCGGACGACAAGGAGAACAACAACGGAACCAGCGCTGAGGAGCCCCTGGCTGTTAA TCCAGTGCCTAAGGGTCGCCTGGTAGAAGGCTCAGAGTTCCTGAACGAGGACTCTAACAAGCTGGCCCCGGGGCTCAACGGTAAGCCTGGCCCCTGGAGCTTCGAGGAGTTCATTGACCTGGGTGTCAACTCCAAGGGCCGGCCCCTCATCGATGCAGAGGGCCGCAACCAGGGCCTCATCGACTGTGACGGGGGTCCCGAGGGGCCCAGGGTGGCCTTCGAGGACAAGGGGATTCCCGTGgccaccctccacccctccagccAGCCTATCGAAGCACTGTCAG aGATGTGA
- the LOC106604750 gene encoding ensconsin isoform X3 encodes MAEGATSLKELRAQMAATAQAQAEERRSLAGNSPVLASPAKANAPPNTTAAKSPRPVIDGAALRIDDRLRVAKERREEADRQQAAKDSQILERERKAKLQVERQMEERQKKLDEQRRKEEQRRSAVEEKRKQKQEEEKEHYEAVMRRTLERSQRVEQRQKRWSWGGLSESDNRSVDKRSTSTMNLKQLFEAGINKRLSSSSATLINSPDKSARVRSSSLNRLPRNDKIDLYTQPNKEGRKKLQVEQTGPSMKKRSSSLTRAGGGKTQTPSKLDKGTTDDQARKPLASPVDGGFLSRLLTPTQASLARSKSVAALSAEGGDAPECHLCPRSASASPLHPVQRGPLRSRSIDRQKSATLPTSASADQVDPSLKEKRFSSPGGKRPASPSNIAGRHRSPSPAPLPATKRTPSPSAKPGPRNRPPSPGGIKHRPSSPQFSSAKPPSPQPTSAKPPPIQRPALTPTGPPTLRKRDSKPKDLCPVQPVAPQSPEAPQTSTTPTPTHTTSSKTKDKDDKSMAGTNSAAEAAMILAENRRLAREKKEREEALRVLREEEEKLRKEEEKRLAEEARLKRLEEEKRLAEERKKREEEDALMAEADRERLEVEEAVRQAELQKEREEAEAQAAIEAEKVRIERARVMAQNQQERMERKKRIEEIMKRTRKGDLEKRDYDEKDLQDEEGDEGDEETTKDDESAQTGDVAMETDCMDEGCGLTRSEPMGERREPLGSVNWKPEADDKENNNGTSAEEPLAVNPVPKGRLVEGSEFLNEDSNKLAPGLNGKPGPWSFEEFIDLGVNSKGRPLIDAEGRNQGLIDCDGGPEGPRVAFEDKGIPVATLHPSSQPIEALSEM; translated from the exons ATGGCGGAGGGTGCAACGTCTCTGAAAGAGTTGCGAGCTCAAATGG cTGCAACTGCGCAGGCGCAGGCAGAGGAGCGGCGCAGCCTAGCAGGGAACAGCCCAGTACTTGCATCCCCTGCAAAAGCAAACGCACCGCCCAACACCACTGCAGCGAAGTCTCCCCGGCCAG TCATTGATGGTGCTGCACTAAGGATAGACGACCGGCTTCGAGTGGCAAAGGAGAGACGAGAGGAGGCCGATAGGCAGCAAG CTGCGAAGGACTCTCAGATCCTGGAGAGAGAGCGTAAGGCCAAGCTACAGGTGGAGCGTCAGATGGAGGAGCGCCAGAAGAAGTTGGACGAGCAGCGCAGGAAGGAGGAGCAGAGACGCTCGGCTGTGGAGGAGAAAAGGAAGCAGAAacaggaggaagagaag GAGCACTATGAGGCGGTGATGCGGCGGACCCTGGAGCGCAGCCAGAGAGTGGAGCAAAGGCAGAAGAGGTGGTCTTGGGGAGGACTCTCAGAATCAGACAACCGATCCG TTGACAAGCGCTCCACTTCCACCATGAACCTGAAACAGCTGTTTGAGGCTGGCATCAACAAgcgcctgtcctcctcctccgccACCCTCATCAACTCTCCCGACAAAA GTGCTCGTGTGAGGAGTTCATCATTGAACCGGTTGCCTAGAAACGACAAAATCGACCTATACACTCAGCCCAATAAGGAAGGCAGGAAAAAGCTTCAGGTGGAACAGACAG GACCCTCCATGAAGAAGAGAAGCTCCTCCCTTACACGAGCGGGAGGGGGCAAAACGCAAACCCCCTCCAAGCTCGACAAGGGGACGACGGACGACCAAG CTCGCAAGCCCCTGGCGAGCCCTGTGGACGGAGGGTTCCTCAGTCGCCTGCTCACCCCCACCCAGGCCTCACTAGCTAGGAGCAAGAGCGTCGCTGCCCTGTCGGCCGAAGGAGGCGACGCCCCAG AGTGTCACCTGTGTCCTCGCTCAGCCTCGGCCAGCCCCCTGCACCCGGTGCAGCGAGGACCCCTGCGCAGCCGCAGTATCGACCGGCAGAAGAGCGCCACCCTGCCTACCTCCGCCTCGGCAGACCAAGTGGACCCCTCACTG AAGGAGAAAAGGTTCTCGTCGCCCGGAGGGAAACGTCCCGCCTCGCCCTCCAACATTGCGGGGCGCCACCGCTCGCCCTCCCCCGCCCCCCTCCCAGCGACCAAGAGAACCCCCTCCCCCAGTGCAAA GCCAGGCCCACGTAACCGTCCCCCGTCACCTGGGGGTATCAAACATCGCCCCTCATCCCCTCAGTTTAGCTCGGCCAAGCCCCCGTCCCCCCAGCCCACTTCGGCCAAACCTCCACCCATCCAGAGACCGGCCCTCACCCCCACCGGCCCCCCAACCCTGCGGAAGAGGGACTCCAAGCCAAAGGACCTGTGTCCCGTCCAGCCTGTGGCGCCCCAGTCCCCAGAGGCTCCCCAGACCAGCACAACACCCACCCCTACTCATACCACCTCCAGTAAGACCAAAGACAAGGACG ACAAGTCCATGGCGGGCACCAACTCGGCTGCAGAGGCCGCCATGATCCTGGCCGAGAACCGCCGTCTGGCgagggagaagaaggagagggaggaggcactCCGAgtactgagagaggaggaggagaa gctgaggaaggaggaggagaaacgCTTGGCTGAGGAGGCTCGGTTGAAACgcctggaggaggagaagaggctggcggaggagaggaagaagagggaggaagaggacgcTCTTATGGCGgaggcagacagagaaagactGGAGGTAGAGGAGGCCGTGAGACAGGCTGAGCTACAGAAAGAG CGTGAAGAGGCGGAGGCACAGGCTGCAATTGAGGCAGAGAAGGTCCGCATTGAGAGAGCGAGGGTCATGGCCCAGAACCAACAGGAACGCATGGAGAGGAAGAAG CGAATTGAGGAGATCATGAAGAGAACCAGAAAAGGGGACCTAGAAAAA AGGGATTATGATGAGAAAGACCTGCAGgatgaggagggagatgagggggatGAAGAAACAACCAAGG ACGACGAGTCAGCCCAGACCGGAGATGTCGCCATGGAGACGGACTGCATGGACGAGGGGTGTGGCCTGACCCGCAGCGAGCCAATGGGAGAGCGTAGGGAGCCGCTGGGCAGCGTGAACTGGAAGCCAGAGGCGGACGACAAGGAGAACAACAACGGAACCAGCGCTGAGGAGCCCCTGGCTGTTAA TCCAGTGCCTAAGGGTCGCCTGGTAGAAGGCTCAGAGTTCCTGAACGAGGACTCTAACAAGCTGGCCCCGGGGCTCAACGGTAAGCCTGGCCCCTGGAGCTTCGAGGAGTTCATTGACCTGGGTGTCAACTCCAAGGGCCGGCCCCTCATCGATGCAGAGGGCCGCAACCAGGGCCTCATCGACTGTGACGGGGGTCCCGAGGGGCCCAGGGTGGCCTTCGAGGACAAGGGGATTCCCGTGgccaccctccacccctccagccAGCCTATCGAAGCACTGTCAG aGATGTGA